The following proteins are co-located in the Camelina sativa cultivar DH55 chromosome 12, Cs, whole genome shotgun sequence genome:
- the LOC109128162 gene encoding non-specific lipid-transfer protein 2P-like: protein MKFITFVFITFTMSSLALAKTLISGEEEKATCVLADLLICKSAVTTESPPSKECCAKLKEQQSCFCDYLKDPSAGQYITAAKKVLAACDIPFPSC from the coding sequence ATGAAGTTCATTACATTTGTATTCATCACCTTCACTATGTCGTCTTTGGCTCTAGCCAAAACATTGATTTcgggggaagaagagaaagcaacATGTGTACTGGCAGATCTTCTAATATGCAAGTCCGCGGTAACAACTGAAAGTCCACCTTCGAAGGAATGTTGCGCAAAACTGAAAGAACAACAGTCGTGTTTTTGTGATTACTTAAAAGACCCATCGGCTGGTCAGTATATTACGGCTGCCAAAAAAGTCTTAGCAGCTTGTGATATACCTTTCCCTAGTTGTTAA
- the LOC109128161 gene encoding non-specific lipid-transfer protein 2P-like, with translation MKFITFVFIAFTMSSLALTKTLISGEEEKATCVLADLLICKSAVTTESPPSKECCAKLKEQQSCFCDYLKDPSAGQYITAAKKVLAACDIPFPSC, from the coding sequence ATGAAGTTCATTACATTTGTATTCATCGCCTTCACTATGTCGTCTTTGGCTCTAACCAAAACATTGATTTcgggggaagaagagaaagcaacATGTGTACTGGCAGATCTTCTAATATGCAAGTCCGCGGTAACAACTGAAAGTCCACCTTCGAAGGAATGTTGCGCAAAACTGAAAGAACAACAGTCGTGTTTTTGTGATTACTTAAAAGACCCATCGGCTGGTCAGTATATTACGGCTGCCAAAAAAGTCTTAGCAGCTTGTGATATACCTTTCCCTAGTTGTTAA